GCTTTGTTCTGATTCTGGATACTGCATTTTTAAAGTCTCAATCTCATCAGTTGCAGATTGAAGCCTGCACTCCATATTCTTCAGCTTATCATTTAGTCTCTTGTTTTCGTCTTGCAGATTGCATATCTTTTGGTCATCTGAAGAAGCGATAATGGGTAAACATAATGACTTCTCTTCCACTTGTGGATGATTCAGATAACCTCCAGCTTCACTTTCACTTTGCGACTCATTTTGACTGAAatgcctttttattttatctcttttgCTTGAAGAATCTTTAGGACTAATACAGTTGTTCAGTATCCAGTCTAAAGCACATGACACTTCTTCGGCAAAACTTTCAGGATCAACTTTTCCATTCAACATAGCACTGCAGGTATGAAGAAATCGCTCTAGTACATTCTTAAGTTCGAAACTCCTCCATTGAAAAACATGGACAAAGTAATCTGCGCGAGCTCCTAATGGTGACAGACTTTCTTTCCCTTTAGATACATCAACTTTTGCACTGTTGCAGACTAAAGGTGTTGGATCGATTCCTTCAATAAGCTGAATAATCTTGCAGATTGACTTGCTCATATTAGATTGACTATGTTGTTTACTTGTTTCTTCCTTTAAGGTGTCAACACTGGAAGCTTCATTGACTGACTCTACGACTGAAGATATGTTTGGAGACTTCCAAGTGATATAACTTCTGATATCAGATTCCACTGGATGCCTTGAGATTGCTGTTGTATCAGCTTCAAGAGCACTTGGATGATTTACATAACCCAGAGCAATTTTAATGTCCTCAAGGAGTTCAATGAGGCTTCGTTTTGAAATGCGCTGTTGTTTGAAGATTGTATTCAAAACCTCTTGAAGCCAATCAAAGGATTTATCAGTAGCAATATCTTTTGAGTGGATCTCCTGTTTGTCACTGCAGTCAAAATGACTTTGCACCACTGGAACTAGTTCTTTACCAGCAGAGAGATGGTGATTACAACCTCCAGAAGGTGCTTGTGCAGAAACTAAAGCCAATTTCTCCATCTCAACAAAATCATCCATTAAACTGATGTCTGAAACTTCAATAGACTTGCATTCTGGTAGACTCTTGAGTTTCGCATCTCTGAAATGTTCCAATTCTGAGGTTATAGGATTGGCCCATGATCCAGAAGAGCTAACTCCATCATCACTGCCAGTGTCAAAACCTGATAGAGGATAAAGTTCTTTTGACAATGGGCTAGCAGAATTGACCATATCCATAGCTTTCTGACCTTTAGAAATCACTACAAGCTGAGACTCAACCTGTGATAACTTTGAAGCTGTATGTGAATACATGATCCTTGCAGATCGGAGCTCTGCATTCTTCTTGGTCAGTATGTCTTTGAGGgtcttattttcttcttctgtaTCCTGTAATTGCTCAATCAGGAAGTTGATGTTCTTTATAGGGATGACAGGAGACTTTTCCAAGGGTGTGTCTCTAAGAACCAAATCCCTCGTGAGATTTGCCTTTCTTCTTGACTCTAAAGAATCCCTTCCCAGCATCTCAAGTTCGTTCTTCATCTTTGCCAAAGCAGCAGGACCTGGCAGCTTTTTTCGCACTAGGATCTGGAGCCTCTGGCATTCTGCTTCTAACTTTGTGATTTTCCTAATGCTCTCCAAATGTTGTCTGTGCGATACCTCAGCAGACCGACGGGTATACTCCAATTCCTCACTGCGAACCTCGAGCTCCTTCTCAAGCATGTGAAACTCATACTTCAGAAAAGCATTCTCTTTTTCTGTGGAATCCAATCTAGCCATCAGCGCATTGAATTCTGCTGCTGTCTGAGACGCATGTTTATGCAGTTCCTCAACCAATTTCTCTTTAAGTACTAGGGCTTTGCTCAAGTTTGTATTCTCTATGGCTAGATCTGCAAGCCTTTTGCTCATCTCTCTCAACTTCTCTTCCAATTGTTTCTGTGCCTTCTCAGACTCTCTTGATGCTTTCATGAAAGCGTCATGTCTTCTTTGCTCCTCTTCTTGATGAACAGACCTCAGTTGTTGCATGCATTGCTTCAAAGCAGCTTCtgaaattgttaatttttcatttgcAGCAACTCCCTGCTTAATAGCCTCATCTAGTTCCTTTTTA
The nucleotide sequence above comes from Ricinus communis isolate WT05 ecotype wild-type chromosome 6, ASM1957865v1, whole genome shotgun sequence. Encoded proteins:
- the LOC8288167 gene encoding filament-like plant protein 7, yielding MDNKSWLWKKKSSEKTIIATNKFGISVKGINEELPLGNEVGVARPVRNLNEKLASVLLDSHAKDDLVLKQENSVQEENTGQEKMEMQVVSLKKELDEAIKQGVAANEKLTISEAALKQCMQQLRSVHQEEEQRRHDAFMKASRESEKAQKQLEEKLREMSKRLADLAIENTNLSKALVLKEKLVEELHKHASQTAAEFNALMARLDSTEKENAFLKYEFHMLEKELEVRSEELEYTRRSAEVSHRQHLESIRKITKLEAECQRLQILVRKKLPGPAALAKMKNELEMLGRDSLESRRKANLTRDLVLRDTPLEKSPVIPIKNINFLIEQLQDTEEENKTLKDILTKKNAELRSARIMYSHTASKLSQVESQLVVISKGQKAMDMVNSASPLSKELYPLSGFDTGSDDGVSSSGSWANPITSELEHFRDAKLKSLPECKSIEVSDISLMDDFVEMEKLALVSAQAPSGGCNHHLSAGKELVPVVQSHFDCSDKQEIHSKDIATDKSFDWLQEVLNTIFKQQRISKRSLIELLEDIKIALGYVNHPSALEADTTAISRHPVESDIRSYITWKSPNISSVVESVNEASSVDTLKEETSKQHSQSNMSKSICKIIQLIEGIDPTPLVCNSAKVDVSKGKESLSPLGARADYFVHVFQWRSFELKNVLERFLHTCSAMLNGKVDPESFAEEVSCALDWILNNCISPKDSSSKRDKIKRHFSQNESQSESEAGGYLNHPQVEEKSLCLPIIASSDDQKICNLQDENKRLNDKLKNMECRLQSATDEIETLKMQYPESEQSIKSLQLELETTKESKRMLEDQIEHQNSINEDLDTQLTVAKAKLNEVLQQFSALEVELEEKCNCCEELEATCLELQLQLESVAKKDSLNYSVNQEGPQHQNGSEITAASLKLAECQETILNLGKQLKALATPREAALFDKVFNSTSSTTTATVNKNLNRRFSLRDQMKAEDSAKAIILKSPTKDSENPSNNSNAQGTPNVLVRTPEAKDDPKQKAGNTLVGGALAIVPVKKQGGVGFLRRLLMRRKKGSSKKSRLDP